In a single window of the Necator americanus strain Aroian chromosome X, whole genome shotgun sequence genome:
- a CDS encoding hypothetical protein (NECATOR_CHRX.G26415.T1), which produces MQCEMQSAIFQDSSRSPLLELICIYEVFSTESNVAAPSSHSTTQTESNVMFVIGLDMRESGDSLRKKSEQFWKNP; this is translated from the exons ATGCAATGTGAAATGCAATCAG CGATATTCCAGGATTCTTCTCGTTCTCCTTTATTAGAACTTATCTGCATATATGAA GTTTTTTCTACGGAATCAAACGTTGCTGCTCCATCATCACACAG TACAACACAAACAGAGTCGAATGTCATGTTTGTCATCGGTCTAGACATGCGAGAGTCAGGCGATTCGTTACGGAAGAAAAGTGAACAATTCTGGAAGAATCCATGA